A single window of Achromobacter xylosoxidans DNA harbors:
- a CDS encoding EexN family lipoprotein, whose protein sequence is MIRFLPLLMVAALTACGPSQQTETVDFLVAHPEHLKQVQRLCKEDRSKAGEELCRRAAEAANRRFFGDRPEQTSK, encoded by the coding sequence ATGATCCGATTCCTGCCGCTGCTGATGGTCGCTGCGCTGACGGCCTGCGGCCCCTCTCAACAAACGGAAACCGTGGACTTCCTCGTGGCCCATCCTGAGCACCTCAAGCAGGTCCAGCGCCTGTGCAAGGAAGACCGATCGAAGGCCGGCGAAGAACTCTGCCGACGTGCCGCCGAGGCTGCGAATCGCCGCTTCTTCGGCGATCGGCCGGAACAGACATCCAAATAG